GGCGAGCGCGGTCTCCTCGATCGAAGATGCCACTCCCGGCGCCCCTCCCCATCCCCCGTCGGGATTCTGCGAGTTGCGCAGGAATGTCCTGGCTTCCGCTGCAAGCGGGCCTTCGGGCAAGGCCGGGAGGACCCGCGCCGTTCCCACCACCGGGTTGCGCATGCCGGGTGCGGCCTGGTTGCCGAACCATAGTGGGTCCCAGGAGCCGTCCGAATTGCGCGACGCAGCGAGATAGGCCAGTCCGCGCTCCATTGCCCGCTCGGCTCGACCACTCCTCGGAATTCCCCGGGATTTCAGCGCTCTCATGGTGTGCGCAGTGATGTCCGGGCAGCTCTGGTCGAAGGGAAGCCTGCCCCACCCGCGACAGAAAGTGGGCCAGCCGCCGTCAGCATTCTGAAGCTCAAGGAGCCAGCGGACCGCACTCTCTCGCGCATCCGGTTCCAGACGGTCCGCCAGCGCCAGCAGTGCGCCCGAGGTATCGTCGGCGTCCGGCACTCCTCCGGACAGATCGGTCCAGGCCCAACCGCCGGGTGCCGCCCCGGTATACGGATGCACAGCACGCCATTGCTGCCCGGCCACCCAGTCGCGTGCACTGGACACGTCGGCTTCCGGCGCCGCAACTTCAAGGGCATTGAGCGCGAGTGTCGTGACCCACGTGCTCAGGTTGGTGTCAATCGGCCAGCTTCCATCGACTCTGGCCGAGGCGCGCAGGAACCAAAGGCAACGCTGAAGGACGGGGTCTCCCGCGCCGAAAGCATCCGCGAGGCTCATCGCGACAAACGCTGTCAGCGGTGTAGCCTCCAGGAACCCACCGCTCTGGGGCTGCAGTGTCGCAAGCTTGCTCCGCAGAGCGGGGGTCAGCGCCCGTCGCAATGATGACCACGCTGCCCCGGCCTGGTGGTGCCGACTGATGACAAGTCCCACCGCAATCAGAGCCGGCAGGGCGTAGCTTACGACTTGTAGTCTGACGCCCTTGTAGAAAGCTCTTGGCAAAGCCGCGAGTTCGAAGGGCAAGCCCGGAACATCCTCCCACGCCACAAGACCCGCCAGCGCGCAGTTCATGAGGATCGGCACTGCAAAGGTCCTGTCCGCGCCGTAGATATCCCTCACTGCCTGGGCGATGGTCTTCCCAGGCGCGCAGCGCTCGACAAACTGCATGGCGCGAGCGGGCACTGAGGGTGGGACAGCCTGATCTCTGGCAAGGCGCAACGCGGATAGCACCAGCAGCGTAGTCGAGAGGTTCCCCGGGCTGTCGGGGGTGTCGCCCCAACTCCCGTCAGGTAGTTGCTGGATGTCAAGCCAGTCGACTCCGCGGCGGATCAGGGCCGCATCCTCGGACTCTCCGGCCACAGCGAGTGCACTGACAGCGGTTGCGGTTGCCAACGCCGACGACGACAAGCGGCCTTCCCACCAGCCACCCGCGACCCGCTCAGCGAGCAAGCGGTCGCAGGCAATGCGCAGCCCTCGTTCCAGCCTTCCCCGATCAACCACGGGCCGACCTCCGCTCCAGCCGCGTCAACAGGTGGCGCCAGAGCGCGACCTGTCCACGCCCCATCAGCTGAAGTGCCGCACGGCGCCACCACGTGACACCTGCACCCAACTGGTTATCCGCATACAAGACCGGTACCCGCCTGAAGTTGAGCTCGTATGATTCTCGCACCAGCCGCCAGTGAAGTGGAGTCAGGTCATCCCTGGTGATGGGATCAGCGCCGTCCACCGGAGCGTAGAGCACCGGAAAAACGGTGACATCGAGCGCTGATATGGACTTCACCCACTCGCGAGTGGCCGCGATATCCTCCTGTGTCTCGCCGGGAATACCCAACAGGAGGCTCACCATGGGCGAGAACCCTGCGCTGCACAGTCGTGCGAGTTGTTCGGCGCACTGCATCGGCCAGTCCTCGTCGGAAATGTCCACCATTTTGCCGCCCCCGCCGGCCTTTCGCAGCAGCGCTCCGCTGGCACTCTCCACCCCCACATTCACCCACGGATGTCGGGCGCCGGTATCTCCGCACATGAGTCCATGGACCGCGCGAAGCTGATCATCGCTGAAATGCCGGATGCTCGCAATGTTGGCGTGGTCAGCCTGGATGAGCCGCATACCCGGGATTGCACGCAGGTCAGACAGCAAACGCAGGAGCGCGTCCGGCTCTGGGTGGACCCCGGTGCCTCCGTAGCGGAAGATATCCTCGCTCAGCACCCCAATGCTGGTGACCCCGCCCTCCACATTGGTTCGGGCGTCGGCAAGAATCGTCTCTGGGGGCAGGTGTTGCATGGGGATGCGGCCGATGGTACAGAATCCGCAGCCAAGGCCGCAGCCGCGGCTAATCTCGATGACGCCCATGGTTGACGGGGCGGCAATCCGGGGAATGTCCTGGGCGGCAGGGCCCTCGGCGCTTATCAAGCGCGGTACATCCTGCCCCGAAACCAGTGCCCTGAACAGGGACGGCGTGGCAGTCTCGGCATATCCGACGACCACATGATCCACGCCGTGTTGCGCCGCAGTGTCCGGGCTGGACACATATTGCCAGGCACCCGGGCCACCCATCACGATTCTGGCAGTCGGGCAACGGCTCGCAACAAGATATCGAATCTTGTGCAGGAGGTTTTGGAACAGAATCTGCGGGTAGATGCAGCCACCGGCGATACCGGCCATGGTGGTGCTGCTCATGCCGATACCGGTGGGTTCGCCGGACGCAATCCCCACGACCCGGGTGTCGGGGCCAATCGCGGTGCCGATGTGGGCATCATCCACGACCGCGATGTCCTCAGGGTGAAAGCCGTCCGCGACCAGAGCCGCCTGAATCCTGCGCAGTCCGAGAGGGGCAACCTTCGCAGAGCCGCCGGGATGTGGGCAACGCGGTGCAAGCAGGTGGCTGACCACCGGCCAGGGAGTGGTGGTGGTCTGACTGCTGGCCATCATGCCGTCCAGGAGAACCCCGTAGTCGGCCATGAGGGTGCGGTCGGCGGTCAGGACGATGAGGGCTCCCCGGTGCCAGGCCACTCAGACGCTCCCGTCCTGGAGTTTCTCCAGATCATCTATCAGCGAATCGATCTCAGACATCACAGGGCCGGCCTCGAGAATCGGCGACAGCGGAATGGCTGCTCTGCGCCCACACTCGGAACATGGCTCGCCGCGGTTGCCCGCTCTCGGCCTGCCCGACTGGCCGCAGACCGGGCAGGCGATCCCGGTGCGCAGGTAGTACATTCTCCGGGCGGATGCGTCGAGTTCCACAAACTGGCCGGGTGCGCCGCAGATTGCCGGATCATCCAAGTACTCCGGGAAGATAATGGCCCCCTGTGGACAGATCCTTGCGCACGCCGGACACCCGTCCTTGCAGGCGTCGGGATTTGCCACGGCGACCTCCCCCGTCTCTTTTCTGCTCCAGACACCGAAAAGACAGAACTGGACGCAGTGGCCACAGTGAGTGCAGCGTGAAGCATCCTTCACCGGATACCAGCGTGACGGCGGGTCATGCCAGCGCGTTACAACTACTGGCGGGGTCTCCGGGGCCTGATCACCTGTGATGCCCGCCGCTGCGAGCAGATCCTCCGCTGACCCAAAATCATCCAGCCGGTACGCGCTTACTTCCGCGACGTCCGGCAAGTGCGCCCGCAGAACCCACTCCGCGGCCCGGCGATGTAGGCGCGTGATGAGGTTGATGGGGCCGGCTACGGTACGCAAGTCTTCCCAAATCGGCGAGCCGTGGGCGATGTGGTACAGGTCCGGCAGCATCAGAATCGTGCCCGAGCGGGCTGCAAACCCCGCTGCCAGCTTGTCGAGAGTCTGCTGGGTCTCGACATCGGCAGGTGAGATGGCGATGATCGTTGTCACGTTCGACGCTTCGGCCATTGGCTGTCCATCGTTACCGACTTCGGGTGAGCTTGACTTACTGGTGAACATTATATAACTTGTGAATATTGAACGTCAATGCCACCCCAGAGCAACTTCCCCCAACGCTCCGGCGTTTAGGGTATAGTAAGGCGACAGTATACCACACTTTGCGCAGACCATGCCGCACGATGGCATGGCGCATGAGTTGACTGAATGACCCAGCCGCCTGAACAGATTGTGCGAAGACCCCCAAGCTCTGTGGAAGACGAGGCCCTCCAGCCCCCTTCCACCGAGCCTCTGGTCGTACAGCCTCCAACAGAGCGCCCACTGCCCCGCTGGAAAGTGCTGGCCGTCCGCTCTACCCCCTTCCTCTTCGCACTGGCCGGGATCCTTTGCGTGGTGCTGTGGTTCCGAGTGAACCCGCCGCTGGAGGAGACCGACCCCACGCAGACTGAGCGGAGCAGTTCCGAGGCGAACGGCACGGGCAGCAGCACTGTGTCCGACGGGCTCAACCCACCCGGCTGCGGGGTCGGCGCAGAGAAGGCGGTCGAACAGGCTCAGGATGATCAAGATGCGAGCGCTCCTGCCTCCAGTACCCCTGCTGTCCCGGGCGCACCCATGTCGCCACCCGTCTTCGGGGGCGGGGCGTCGGGTGCCGCACCGTCTTTCCCTGCGCAACCATCGGCACCTGCGCCGGGCAGAACATCGCCTGTGACCCCGGTCTCCGTGCCCTCGCTTCCCGGCTCGTGGGCACGGTACCGAGGCGCGGACTTCAGTAACATTGCCCGGAACGTCTCCGGCCTTGCTCGCTCATGGGGCCCCGGGGGGCCGCAAAAGCTCTGGAGTGTGGAACTCGGCGAGGGCCATGCAGGCCCCGCGGTAGCGAACGGGAAAGTGTATGTGCTGGACTACGACACCCGGGCCAGGGCCGATGCACTTCGATGCTTTTCGCTGGCCGACGGGAAGCTGCTGTGGACCCAGTCCTATCCTGTGGAAGTGAAGCGCAATCACGGGATGTCCCGTACAGTTCCGGCCGTGAGCGGGAAGTATGTGCTCACACTGGGCCCCAAGTGTCACGTGATGTGCACCGACGCGGACACCGGCAAGCCCTACTGGAAGATGGATCTGGTGGCGAAGTATGGGACGAAAGTGCCCCAATGGTATGCAGGACAATGCCCCCTGATCGACGGCAATAAGGCAATCATCGCGCCGGGTGGCAAAGCGCTCATGATTGCGGCCGATATCGGCTCCGGCAAGGTGCTGTGGTCCACGCCCAACCCGAAGGGCTGGGACATGACCCATTCGTCTATTATACCTATGACTTATGCAGGCAAGAAGATGTACCTGTACTGCGCCAGCGGCGGGGTCGTGGGTGTATCCGCGTCCGACGGTTCTGTCCTGTTTGAGAGCAGCGACTGGACCGTGAGTACTGCGAACATCCCGGTGCCATTGCCTATCGGCGATGGCCGCATATTCTTGTGCGGCGGGTACAACGCAGGGGCGATGATGATCCGCCTCAAGGGCTCGGGGCCATTCACCGTGGAGAAACTGTGGCAGGTGAACGCCAGAACCTTCGGCTCGGACCAACAGAGCCCGATCCTGTACAATGGATACATCTACGGGGTCATTCCCGGTGGCGAACTCGCCTGCCTGTCGCTGGAGGGCAAGCAGCTTTGGAGGAGCGGCAGCACCCACCGCTTCGGCCTCGGGCCGTACATGATGGCCGGGGACCTCATGTATCTTCTAAGCGACAAAGGCGACCTGTCCCTGGTTCAGCCCAATCCGTCGGGTTACAAGGAACTGGCGAAAGCAAAGATCCTGACCCACGGGGAGGCCTGGGCGCCGCTGGCTCTCGCCGGGACCCGCTTGCTGGCGCGGGACGTGACCACCATGGTCTGTCTCGACGTGGGTGCCCGCTGACATGAGACATCCACCGGGACAGCGATCATCCTGGGTTGTGACGGGGCTTTTTATCGCCTGCCTCGCAGCAGGCGGATTGCTGCTGCACCAGCAACTGCAGACTGGCCGGAAGCTCTCGGCCCAGGGGGAAGGCAGGGCGAGTGCTACCCGCGAGCATTTCGATCGCCGGCGCACTGTGGACGACCAACTGGTACGCTGGCGCCAGGTGGAGGAAATCCCCTGCGATGCTGAGGGCCTGCGTGGGATCGCGCTGGGCTCTGATGGTTCGCTCTATGTCGCCGCGAATACCGGCATTCTCGTCATCGAGCCGGGCAAGGCACCGTCTGTCCTGGCCACTCCCGGCGGGCCCGCGCGATGCGTAGCGGTGTATGAGGATGCCGGCGGCCGCAAGGTGCTGGTAGGCATCGGCGGACGCGTGGTGGTGATCGGGTCCGGCAAGCCCCTGCAGTCCTGGGCCGCTTCCAATGGGACAGGGCTGGTCACCAGCATCTCGACGGGCAAAGACACCGTTTGGGCGGCGGATGCGGCAAACCGGATCGTGGTGGCCTTCGACTGGGATGGTCACGAGAAGGCGCGCCTGGGGCAGCCCGACCCGGACAGCGGTGATACCGGCTTGATCGTTCCCAGTCCCTTCCTGGATGTGGCTCAGACGCCGGATGGCGGCGTGGTCATCAACAATCCCGGACGCCACAGAATTGTGACGTATGACACACGGGGCAAGCGCGTGAACTCCTGGGGCAGAGGGTCGTCGGAGACAGAGGGGTTCTGCGGCTGCTGCAACCCGGTTCACATCTGTCTTCTGCCCGACGGGCGCATCGTAACGGCGGAAAAAGGCATTCCGCGGGTGAAGGCGTACAGGCCGGACGGAACGCTCGAGTCTGTTGTCGCGCCACCGGAGGCGCTCTCGCGGTATGCGGAAGGCCTCGATTTGGCTGCGGACGGGCAGGGGCGCGTGTACGTTCTCGACCCGCCGGCGCGGGTCGTTCGCGTGTTCGACGAGATAAATGGGCCGGAATAAGGGTCCCGACTGGAGAGTGTCGGATGAATAGGCCGGAACGCACCGACAGGCGCGGGTTCCTGGGCGATCTGGGCCGACTGCTCCTCGCCGGCGGGCTGGGAGCGGGCGCTGTGTATCTCGCATCTCGCGGCAGAGAGTGTGACCTGCCAGGTGCCTGCCAGGGCTGCTCGTCCTTTGCGCAGTGCGACTTGCCACGGGCCGCAGAGGCACGCAGGGAGAAGGTGAACAGTCTTGGCTGACGAACCCGGTAAGCTCACTCGACGCGAACTCATCGCCCGCGGCGTAAGGGGCGCGGGATTGCTCTGCGCGGCCGGTGGACTGGGCGCCTTGGTCACCCGTGGCCAGGCGGAGAATCTGGTCTGGCAGATCGACCCAAAGAAGTGCATCGCCTGCGGAAAATGCGCCACCGAATGTGTGCTCAACCCGTCGGCAGTGAAATGCGTCCACGAGCACGAGATCTGCGGATACTGTGAACTGTGTTTCGGGTATTACGTGGATCAGCGCCTGGATGACCAGGAGACCGCCGAGAACCGGCGCTGCCCCACCGACGCAATACGCCGCGCGCCGGTGGAGGACCCGTATTACCAGTACATCATCGAGGAAGACAAGTGCATCGGATGCGCGCTATGTGTCGAGGGCTGCCAGCAGTTCGGGAATGGCTCGCTGATCATGCAAGTGCGCCACGACCGGTGCCTCAACTGCAACCAGTGCGCCATTGCCAGTGCCTGCCCTGCCGACGCGTTCCGTCGAGTTCCTGCCTCTGATCCGTACCTGCTGAGGCTCAAGAAGCAAGGGAACGCATGAACAGTTTGCCCCTGCTCGTTACCGCCCTGTTAGCCGCTCCCCGGCATCTCCTGGCCGAGGAGCAGTTCAACTTTCCACCACCCGAGTTCTCGCGACCGTACGTGTTTCCAGACACTCCTACCCCCGCGCCAAGGCCCGAGTGGCTGGGGGTTGCGGATGTGGTCGTGCTTGCCGTGGCACTTGCCTTGGCCGCGTATTTCGGGTTACGGACTCGGTCGCGACGGCACCTGGTCGTGCTCACCGGTTTCTCTTTGCTCTACTTCGGTTTTTACAAGAAGGGCTGCGTATGTGCAGTGGGGGCCGTGCAGAATGTGGCAATGGCGCTGGGCCCCGAGCAGTACGCCCTGCCCCTG
This region of Armatimonadota bacterium genomic DNA includes:
- a CDS encoding squalene--hopene cyclase, which translates into the protein MVDRGRLERGLRIACDRLLAERVAGGWWEGRLSSSALATATAVSALAVAGESEDAALIRRGVDWLDIQQLPDGSWGDTPDSPGNLSTTLLVLSALRLARDQAVPPSVPARAMQFVERCAPGKTIAQAVRDIYGADRTFAVPILMNCALAGLVAWEDVPGLPFELAALPRAFYKGVRLQVVSYALPALIAVGLVISRHHQAGAAWSSLRRALTPALRSKLATLQPQSGGFLEATPLTAFVAMSLADAFGAGDPVLQRCLWFLRASARVDGSWPIDTNLSTWVTTLALNALEVAAPEADVSSARDWVAGQQWRAVHPYTGAAPGGWAWTDLSGGVPDADDTSGALLALADRLEPDARESAVRWLLELQNADGGWPTFCRGWGRLPFDQSCPDITAHTMRALKSRGIPRSGRAERAMERGLAYLAASRNSDGSWDPLWFGNQAAPGMRNPVVGTARVLPALPEGPLAAEARTFLRNSQNPDGGWGGAPGVASSIEETALAVNALALQPEESELALAAGVSYLLSRIEDDSWTRPSPVGLYFSRLWYSEKLYPVVWTVEALGRIRSKLDIAREQQG
- a CDS encoding B12-binding domain-containing radical SAM protein; amino-acid sequence: MAWHRGALIVLTADRTLMADYGVLLDGMMASSQTTTTPWPVVSHLLAPRCPHPGGSAKVAPLGLRRIQAALVADGFHPEDIAVVDDAHIGTAIGPDTRVVGIASGEPTGIGMSSTTMAGIAGGCIYPQILFQNLLHKIRYLVASRCPTARIVMGGPGAWQYVSSPDTAAQHGVDHVVVGYAETATPSLFRALVSGQDVPRLISAEGPAAQDIPRIAAPSTMGVIEISRGCGLGCGFCTIGRIPMQHLPPETILADARTNVEGGVTSIGVLSEDIFRYGGTGVHPEPDALLRLLSDLRAIPGMRLIQADHANIASIRHFSDDQLRAVHGLMCGDTGARHPWVNVGVESASGALLRKAGGGGKMVDISDEDWPMQCAEQLARLCSAGFSPMVSLLLGIPGETQEDIAATREWVKSISALDVTVFPVLYAPVDGADPITRDDLTPLHWRLVRESYELNFRRVPVLYADNQLGAGVTWWRRAALQLMGRGQVALWRHLLTRLERRSARG
- a CDS encoding ferredoxin family protein is translated as MFTSKSSSPEVGNDGQPMAEASNVTTIIAISPADVETQQTLDKLAAGFAARSGTILMLPDLYHIAHGSPIWEDLRTVAGPINLITRLHRRAAEWVLRAHLPDVAEVSAYRLDDFGSAEDLLAAAGITGDQAPETPPVVVTRWHDPPSRWYPVKDASRCTHCGHCVQFCLFGVWSRKETGEVAVANPDACKDGCPACARICPQGAIIFPEYLDDPAICGAPGQFVELDASARRMYYLRTGIACPVCGQSGRPRAGNRGEPCSECGRRAAIPLSPILEAGPVMSEIDSLIDDLEKLQDGSV
- a CDS encoding PQQ-binding-like beta-propeller repeat protein — encoded protein: MTQPPEQIVRRPPSSVEDEALQPPSTEPLVVQPPTERPLPRWKVLAVRSTPFLFALAGILCVVLWFRVNPPLEETDPTQTERSSSEANGTGSSTVSDGLNPPGCGVGAEKAVEQAQDDQDASAPASSTPAVPGAPMSPPVFGGGASGAAPSFPAQPSAPAPGRTSPVTPVSVPSLPGSWARYRGADFSNIARNVSGLARSWGPGGPQKLWSVELGEGHAGPAVANGKVYVLDYDTRARADALRCFSLADGKLLWTQSYPVEVKRNHGMSRTVPAVSGKYVLTLGPKCHVMCTDADTGKPYWKMDLVAKYGTKVPQWYAGQCPLIDGNKAIIAPGGKALMIAADIGSGKVLWSTPNPKGWDMTHSSIIPMTYAGKKMYLYCASGGVVGVSASDGSVLFESSDWTVSTANIPVPLPIGDGRIFLCGGYNAGAMMIRLKGSGPFTVEKLWQVNARTFGSDQQSPILYNGYIYGVIPGGELACLSLEGKQLWRSGSTHRFGLGPYMMAGDLMYLLSDKGDLSLVQPNPSGYKELAKAKILTHGEAWAPLALAGTRLLARDVTTMVCLDVGAR
- a CDS encoding ferredoxin, giving the protein MADEPGKLTRRELIARGVRGAGLLCAAGGLGALVTRGQAENLVWQIDPKKCIACGKCATECVLNPSAVKCVHEHEICGYCELCFGYYVDQRLDDQETAENRRCPTDAIRRAPVEDPYYQYIIEEDKCIGCALCVEGCQQFGNGSLIMQVRHDRCLNCNQCAIASACPADAFRRVPASDPYLLRLKKQGNA